From the Pirellulales bacterium genome, one window contains:
- a CDS encoding TPM domain-containing protein — protein sequence MAGKTSLAALWSIALLLAACTAHADAAVTVQDPGTRIVDQAGVIDAATKQKLTNYLAELEAKTGAQVKVLTILSTDGEEIFEFAQRHYELWKLGQKGKDNGALIILDVGDHKVRIHTGYGLEGALPDSFCGSLSRKIRDDFFRAGRYSDGINEMTIAVANKVADDAGVKLDGVPPVRHQVDEGIHPMAAFVLLVFLMLFVFVIYSSMRRQHHRRVWGTDLTDMWYWGRVLGDVGVSVLSSGGSGSSGGGFGGGGGSFGGGGSSGGGGGGASW from the coding sequence ATGGCTGGTAAGACGTCGCTGGCAGCTCTCTGGTCGATCGCGCTTTTGCTCGCGGCATGCACGGCACATGCCGATGCCGCGGTCACGGTTCAGGATCCCGGCACACGCATCGTTGACCAGGCAGGCGTGATCGATGCCGCCACAAAGCAAAAGCTCACGAACTATCTGGCCGAACTCGAGGCCAAGACCGGCGCGCAAGTCAAAGTGCTGACGATTCTCAGCACGGACGGCGAGGAGATCTTCGAATTTGCCCAGCGGCACTACGAGCTGTGGAAGCTCGGCCAGAAAGGCAAGGACAACGGCGCGCTCATCATTCTCGATGTCGGCGATCATAAAGTACGCATCCACACCGGCTATGGTCTGGAGGGAGCGCTGCCGGATTCCTTTTGCGGCTCGTTGTCGCGCAAGATTCGCGACGACTTCTTCCGCGCGGGGCGTTATAGCGACGGCATCAATGAGATGACGATCGCCGTGGCCAACAAGGTGGCCGACGACGCGGGCGTGAAGCTCGACGGCGTGCCGCCCGTCCGGCATCAGGTTGATGAAGGGATCCACCCGATGGCCGCGTTCGTGCTGCTGGTCTTCCTGATGCTCTTCGTCTTCGTGATTTACTCGTCGATGCGCCGGCAACACCATCGGCGCGTGTGGGGCACCGATCTCACCGATATGTGGTACTGGGGCCGGGTGCTGGGAGACGTCGGCGTATCGGTGCTTTCCTCGGGTGGCAGCGGCAGCTCCGGAGGGGGATTCGGCGGCGGGGGCGGATCGTTCGGCGGCGGCGGTAGCTCAGGGGGGGGCGGCGGCGGAGCCAGTTGGTGA
- a CDS encoding amidohydrolase family protein, producing the protein MTTRRAFLQMAAQAGVTATLGLGRLRADESSAGKKPSQPVVDTHMHVWIHDPQRFPFAHPYAADYRPPDTDGTLETLLADMDQNGVTHAILVQTICHGWDNRYTAHCVRACPGRLRGHGLIDPVDPNVADRLAYWVEEQGLSGMRFSPIYYKGKDDWLTAQPARQMWKRAAALGAVLNFYIATDQLPKLEVMVRDHPDVPTIVDHVSQIDLSAPDPLPEMKKLLALARYPNVRVKISELTSVSKSHEYPFSDALPWVKRVYDAFGPSRLLWGTGYPGPARAFYKRPTLAQELALVREKIPFFTPDDQRKILGENAATLWKLSA; encoded by the coding sequence ATGACCACGCGACGAGCATTTTTGCAGATGGCCGCGCAAGCCGGCGTGACGGCAACGCTCGGGCTGGGCCGGTTACGCGCTGACGAGTCGTCGGCCGGCAAGAAACCGAGCCAGCCGGTCGTCGACACGCACATGCACGTGTGGATCCACGACCCACAGCGATTTCCGTTTGCGCATCCCTACGCCGCCGATTATCGGCCGCCCGATACGGACGGCACGCTCGAAACCTTACTCGCGGACATGGACCAGAACGGCGTCACGCACGCCATCCTGGTGCAGACGATCTGCCACGGCTGGGACAATCGTTACACGGCCCATTGCGTCCGGGCCTGCCCCGGCCGTTTGCGCGGACACGGCCTGATCGATCCGGTGGATCCGAACGTCGCCGATCGACTTGCTTATTGGGTCGAGGAGCAGGGGCTCTCGGGCATGCGTTTCAGTCCCATCTACTACAAGGGCAAAGACGATTGGCTGACGGCCCAACCGGCCCGACAAATGTGGAAGCGTGCGGCCGCGCTCGGTGCCGTGCTGAACTTCTACATCGCGACCGACCAGTTGCCGAAGCTCGAGGTCATGGTGCGCGACCATCCCGACGTGCCCACGATCGTCGATCATGTGAGCCAGATCGACCTCTCGGCGCCCGACCCCTTGCCGGAGATGAAGAAGCTGCTCGCGCTGGCGCGCTATCCGAACGTGCGCGTGAAGATTTCTGAATTGACGTCTGTCTCGAAGTCGCACGAGTATCCGTTCTCGGACGCGTTGCCGTGGGTAAAGAGGGTGTACGACGCCTTCGGCCCGTCGCGCTTGCTGTGGGGAACGGGCTACCCGGGGCCGGCCCGTGCGTTCTACAAGCGCCCCACCTTGGCGCAGGAACTGGCCCTCGTCCGCGAGAAGATTCCGTTCTTCACACCGGACGATCAGCGAAAGATTCTCGGCGAGAATGCGGCCACGCTATGGAAGCTGTCAGCCTGA
- a CDS encoding metal-sulfur cluster assembly factor: MNDIRYSDHTDSVARKLELLEAAYAAGKLDVAMSLAASLKETLSFERQLVPAPAAQLPASASIPVSKLPPVIAQWARGWSICKPVTLFETVGARRANDPVDVSLAFGAAEIVDPVREMRVAKWNPTTRRLQEIPSQVYAHTRHGDEVRCRVAFFAEVGAHDSASYLILAGNPNAERPDYQTDLRVTGEGYGLDVTNSHYQARLSRQTGQLERLTYRREHGLELYAGGKGHGEPPDIDWGHDYVDQGDFQKLRMRNWAECPSYEVTRGPLFVQLRRFGFPASPMHPLFTPSRMHMDVTYTFYAGLPYFLKHSRMDMVQDFRIEAMRDDEWVFSGYSFTDMLWIDSSGKLHEGAVPADQTEALWGVGFFNRTSRDAFVALRLVHEATGGASISHGGAPTMHYAGHGQLSSRYPAQKTEMHSGVSFEQKNAYLLAPYPEQNPAEFYEQSRHALLNPLEIKAEMPAGLAGAATNNRPLARDGETPDTASLKPAIWKVLREVRDEQLYTIDANVVDMGLIYDVSHRDGVARILMTMPHRGRPVYQFFVSQGGGRVSEGIRERLLKLAGVRDVVVDFTWEPAWSTARLTDAGRAALGLST, from the coding sequence ATGAATGACATCCGTTACTCCGACCACACCGATTCGGTGGCCCGCAAGCTGGAACTGCTCGAGGCCGCTTATGCCGCCGGCAAGCTCGACGTGGCCATGTCATTGGCGGCATCGCTCAAGGAGACCTTGTCGTTCGAGCGGCAGCTAGTACCGGCGCCTGCTGCCCAACTGCCGGCGTCTGCGTCGATCCCGGTATCAAAGCTGCCGCCGGTGATTGCTCAATGGGCGCGCGGCTGGTCGATCTGCAAACCGGTGACATTGTTCGAGACGGTGGGCGCCCGGCGCGCGAACGACCCGGTTGACGTGAGCCTGGCCTTCGGGGCCGCGGAGATTGTCGATCCCGTGCGCGAGATGCGCGTGGCGAAGTGGAATCCAACGACGCGGCGCTTGCAGGAGATTCCTAGCCAGGTCTATGCCCACACCCGACATGGTGACGAGGTGCGCTGCCGGGTCGCCTTCTTTGCCGAGGTCGGCGCGCATGACTCAGCCAGTTACTTGATCCTTGCGGGCAACCCAAACGCAGAGCGGCCCGACTACCAGACCGACTTACGCGTGACTGGCGAGGGATACGGCCTGGACGTCACCAACTCGCATTATCAAGCACGGCTCTCGCGCCAAACCGGACAACTCGAACGCCTCACCTACAGGCGCGAGCATGGCTTGGAGCTGTACGCCGGCGGCAAAGGCCACGGTGAACCGCCCGACATCGATTGGGGGCACGATTATGTCGATCAGGGAGACTTTCAGAAACTAAGAATGCGCAATTGGGCTGAGTGCCCTAGCTATGAAGTGACGCGCGGGCCGCTGTTTGTTCAGCTTCGCCGTTTCGGTTTTCCGGCCAGTCCTATGCATCCACTCTTTACGCCCAGTCGGATGCACATGGACGTCACCTATACGTTCTACGCCGGCCTGCCTTACTTCTTGAAGCACAGCCGGATGGACATGGTGCAGGACTTTCGGATCGAGGCCATGCGCGACGACGAATGGGTCTTCTCCGGCTATTCATTCACCGACATGCTGTGGATCGACTCGTCGGGCAAATTGCACGAAGGGGCGGTGCCGGCAGACCAGACCGAGGCACTGTGGGGTGTCGGCTTCTTCAATCGCACGAGCCGGGATGCGTTCGTCGCCCTGCGGCTAGTACACGAGGCGACCGGCGGGGCGTCGATTTCGCATGGCGGAGCCCCGACCATGCACTACGCGGGGCATGGCCAGCTGTCGAGCCGGTACCCGGCCCAAAAGACCGAGATGCACTCAGGCGTTTCCTTTGAGCAGAAGAACGCCTACCTGCTCGCGCCGTACCCCGAACAGAATCCGGCCGAGTTTTACGAGCAAAGTCGACATGCGCTCTTGAACCCGCTAGAAATCAAAGCCGAAATGCCCGCCGGCCTGGCCGGGGCGGCCACCAACAATCGGCCGCTTGCGCGCGATGGTGAAACGCCCGACACGGCTTCCCTGAAGCCAGCGATTTGGAAAGTGCTGCGCGAGGTGCGCGATGAGCAGCTCTATACGATCGACGCCAACGTGGTCGATATGGGCCTTATCTACGATGTGAGCCATCGCGACGGCGTGGCGCGCATCCTGATGACCATGCCGCACCGCGGCCGGCCGGTGTATCAATTCTTCGTCTCGCAAGGAGGTGGCCGCGTCAGCGAAGGGATTCGCGAGCGCCTGCTCAAGCTGGCCGGGGTGCGGGACGTTGTCGTCGACTTCACCTGGGAGCCGGCCTGGTCGACCGCGCGGCTCACGGACGCAGGCCGTGCCGCTCTGGGCTTATCAACGTAG
- a CDS encoding tetratricopeptide repeat protein — protein MLRPKERIREPKAVPPSAVWDWVCAAALVLLVVVVYFPTLENGFIWDDDVHVEKNKTLTSTRGLARIWLAPRSLPQYYPLTHSTFWVEYHLWGLDPRGYHAVNLALHAAAVLLAWRLFVRLGVPGAWLAAALFAVHPVCTESVAWITERKNVLSCALALGSLFAYLRFAPFENEPPTLETGFAWGRIRYYLLALLLFVAALLSKTVTASVPAVLLVIYWWKRGRLAKGDILWLMPFFVIGIALACVTAWLELGHVGAKGEEWELTLPARSIVAGRAVWFYVEKLAWPRQLVFFYPRWTVDPAERWQYAYPGSVLAVIVLLWLARGRVGRGPLAAVLIFVGVLVPALGFFNVFPFRYSYVADHFQYHASLAMFALAAACLALIATRLAASLHWVAPVIFGGLLLALAMISHERTYVYHDLFTLYEDTIQQNPTCWVAYQNLGGALYAAGRYEEAIPSYRQAIDLRREIASEYPSVTAYQSELALGYTNLALAQRKAQRSGDALASQLEAIEIRQAIADLHPTVAEHREDLASDYVAAATFVNDLGDTSQAEKFLRKGIDLRQQVVREVPQEPRYRERLATTQTDLARLKQVHNQLDEAQTGHLVALEARQSLANEYPKNEMYQEELAWSYDNLAVVALQRGRFGDAVSQLQQAISIREGLMREHPDEGRYQEQLGTAYARLGLAEYKTGRDVEALQAHQRAAMILGRVARDNPANGEIQNQLAATYVDCAVIQRDLKAFAEAEQSLRQAVSLRRKLVDRFPTVSKYKESLAATLRLQENSQGSK, from the coding sequence ATGTTACGTCCTAAAGAGCGCATTCGCGAGCCAAAAGCGGTCCCGCCATCGGCCGTGTGGGACTGGGTCTGCGCCGCGGCCTTGGTACTGTTGGTCGTCGTCGTTTACTTTCCCACCCTCGAAAATGGGTTTATCTGGGACGACGACGTCCATGTCGAAAAGAACAAGACGCTAACAAGCACTCGAGGCCTGGCCAGAATCTGGTTGGCCCCTCGATCGTTGCCGCAGTATTACCCACTTACGCATTCGACGTTTTGGGTCGAGTACCATCTGTGGGGATTGGATCCTCGCGGGTACCACGCGGTAAATCTGGCACTCCACGCGGCGGCGGTCCTGCTTGCCTGGCGGCTGTTCGTTCGTCTCGGGGTGCCCGGCGCCTGGCTGGCCGCGGCGCTATTTGCGGTGCACCCCGTTTGTACCGAGAGCGTCGCCTGGATCACTGAACGCAAGAATGTGTTGTCCTGCGCCTTGGCGTTGGGTTCGTTGTTTGCTTATCTGCGCTTCGCGCCGTTCGAGAACGAGCCCCCCACGCTCGAAACCGGATTTGCCTGGGGCCGCATTCGTTACTACTTGCTCGCGCTGTTGCTCTTCGTGGCGGCGCTATTGAGCAAGACCGTGACGGCATCGGTCCCGGCCGTGCTGCTGGTGATCTACTGGTGGAAGCGCGGACGGCTTGCGAAAGGCGACATACTTTGGCTCATGCCGTTTTTCGTGATTGGCATCGCGCTGGCGTGCGTCACCGCCTGGTTGGAGTTGGGGCACGTGGGGGCCAAGGGAGAAGAGTGGGAGCTGACATTGCCGGCGCGCTCGATCGTGGCGGGGCGCGCCGTGTGGTTCTATGTTGAAAAGCTCGCATGGCCGCGGCAGCTTGTGTTTTTCTATCCGCGCTGGACGGTCGATCCCGCCGAGCGGTGGCAGTACGCCTACCCGGGCTCGGTTCTCGCCGTGATCGTGTTGTTGTGGCTTGCGCGCGGCCGCGTGGGGCGCGGGCCGCTGGCGGCCGTGCTGATCTTTGTGGGGGTGTTGGTACCGGCGCTCGGGTTCTTCAACGTTTTTCCGTTTCGTTATTCATACGTCGCCGATCATTTTCAATATCACGCGTCGCTGGCAATGTTCGCCTTGGCGGCGGCCTGCCTGGCACTCATTGCGACGCGCCTGGCGGCGAGCTTGCATTGGGTTGCGCCGGTTATTTTCGGCGGCCTGTTGCTCGCCCTGGCCATGATCAGTCATGAGCGCACGTACGTCTATCACGATTTGTTCACGCTCTACGAAGATACGATTCAGCAGAATCCAACGTGCTGGGTCGCCTATCAAAATCTCGGCGGGGCACTGTACGCCGCGGGCCGCTACGAGGAGGCGATTCCCTCCTATCGCCAGGCCATCGACTTACGCCGCGAGATCGCGAGCGAATATCCTTCGGTTACCGCTTATCAATCGGAGCTGGCGCTCGGCTATACCAACCTGGCTTTGGCGCAGCGGAAGGCACAGCGTTCCGGCGATGCTCTCGCGTCCCAGTTGGAGGCGATCGAGATCCGCCAGGCCATCGCGGACCTTCATCCGACGGTCGCCGAGCACCGCGAGGACCTGGCCAGCGACTACGTGGCGGCGGCCACGTTCGTAAATGATCTGGGGGACACCAGCCAGGCCGAGAAATTTCTGCGCAAGGGAATTGACCTGCGCCAACAAGTGGTGCGAGAAGTTCCGCAAGAGCCCCGTTACCGCGAGCGGCTTGCCACCACGCAAACCGATCTGGCCAGGCTCAAGCAGGTGCATAACCAACTGGACGAGGCGCAGACCGGGCACCTGGTAGCGCTCGAAGCGCGCCAATCGCTTGCCAACGAATATCCGAAAAACGAAATGTACCAAGAGGAGCTCGCCTGGAGCTACGACAATCTCGCCGTCGTGGCGCTCCAGCGCGGTCGATTCGGCGACGCGGTGTCACAACTGCAACAGGCGATTTCCATTCGCGAAGGATTGATGCGCGAACATCCTGACGAAGGCCGCTATCAAGAACAATTGGGAACCGCCTATGCGCGCCTGGGATTGGCGGAATACAAAACTGGCCGGGATGTCGAAGCTCTTCAAGCGCACCAGCGCGCCGCCATGATTCTTGGTCGCGTGGCGCGCGATAATCCCGCGAACGGAGAAATTCAGAACCAACTGGCGGCGACCTACGTCGACTGCGCGGTCATTCAACGCGACCTGAAGGCCTTTGCCGAGGCGGAGCAGTCTTTGCGGCAGGCAGTCTCCCTGCGCAGAAAACTGGTCGACCGCTTCCCCACGGTCAGCAAATACAAAGAAAGCCTTGCTGCCACCTTGCGACTGCAAGAGAATTCTCAGGGCTCGAAATGA